Genomic DNA from Treponema pectinovorum:
GATGAAATAGGTGAGTCTGTTGTTTTTATAAATCCGTTTGCAGTTGCTTTTGATTCAACTGCTGAAATAAAATTATTTTCAAGAGGATTCATTTTTTTTACCTTTTTTTAAATTTATCTTAAAAAAATCTTAACACAAAGGTTTGCAAAGTCAAGAAAATAAGATTTTTGAAGATATAAATTATGTAATTGAATTCTTCTATTTTTCGCTCCTGTAAAAATTTACGATGGAACGCCCATATATCCGTTTGTCTACGAGGCACAGATTTCCTATTTTATCTGGAAGAGCGTCTTCATCAGGATAATGAATCATCACCGTTCCTCCATCTTTTAAAAGCGAAGACGAATCGACAGTTTTTATCAAATCTTTTCTAAATTTGTAGGGAAACGGCGGATCAAAAAATATGTAGTCAAAATTTTCTTTACACCTTTTTAAAAAGAGTTCGACAGCCATAAAATGACATCCAATTTTTACACCGAGCTCTTTTTCTGTTATAGAAACATTTTCCAAGATGGTTTTTACTTTGATTTTATCTTTTTCGCAAAGTTGAACTTGACTCGCACCTCTGCTTGCAGCTTCTATCGCTATAGTTCCAGAACCGCTAAACATGTCGAGCCATGATTTTCCGCTTAAATCTCCTAAAATTGCAAAAACGGATTCTCTCATTCTGTCCATTGCTGGTCTTATAACACCGTCGGGACACTTTATTGTTCTTCCTTTTAATTTTCCTCCAGTAATTCTCATCTATTCTTCTCCATAAGGTGAAAGCGTCCAATAAACTGAATCTTTAGTGAGATTTTTGTTGGCTTTTGCAAAATCAAAAGCTGTAAGGCCAGAACTTGTCCTGTA
This window encodes:
- the rsmD gene encoding 16S rRNA (guanine(966)-N(2))-methyltransferase RsmD, coding for MRITGGKLKGRTIKCPDGVIRPAMDRMRESVFAILGDLSGKSWLDMFSGSGTIAIEAASRGASQVQLCEKDKIKVKTILENVSITEKELGVKIGCHFMAVELFLKRCKENFDYIFFDPPFPYKFRKDLIKTVDSSSLLKDGGTVMIHYPDEDALPDKIGNLCLVDKRIYGRSIVNFYRSEK